One genomic region from Ruegeria sp. TM1040 encodes:
- a CDS encoding sarcosine oxidase subunit gamma, with protein MHRLKPLTPMGAVTPRVDTIGTLTITEIVHQALASIAAREGQMEALQQKLPLPLPDVGKTRTQGAFSAFWTGPAQWMIVANHDQHEALAYEIKQMVGQTASVVEQTDGWCRFDVSGAALYDLFERLSSAPVRRMTKGDVIRGTVERLGAFLWRLDQDHMAVIAPRSSAASLHHALIAAARSIA; from the coding sequence GTGCATAGATTGAAGCCTCTCACACCCATGGGTGCGGTGACACCGCGTGTGGATACGATCGGAACGCTGACAATCACTGAAATCGTGCACCAGGCACTGGCCTCCATTGCTGCGCGCGAGGGACAGATGGAGGCGCTGCAACAGAAGCTCCCACTTCCCTTGCCCGATGTGGGCAAGACCAGAACCCAAGGCGCATTCAGCGCTTTCTGGACCGGTCCTGCGCAGTGGATGATCGTAGCCAACCACGACCAGCACGAGGCACTTGCATACGAGATCAAGCAGATGGTCGGGCAGACGGCTTCGGTCGTGGAACAGACCGATGGGTGGTGCCGCTTTGATGTCTCGGGTGCAGCGCTTTACGATCTCTTTGAACGTCTCTCAAGCGCGCCAGTGCGGCGTATGACCAAGGGCGATGTGATCCGCGGCACGGTCGAACGTCTGGGGGCATTCCTTTGGCGACTCGATCAGGATCATATGGCCGTGATCGCCCCGCGTTCCTCTGCGGCGTCACTACATCACGCTCTGATTGCCGCAGCCCGATCGATCGCCTGA
- a CDS encoding GlxA family transcriptional regulator, translating to MIDAKTTPPPLTLGILVFPGFPMACLTSCIEPLRAANEISGREAFQWKVVAEDAGPVVSSAGVSFAPDCTLSDTTELDLLLFTASPSARFAEPSRANAALQRLQRRKARLGAISGGVFALARTGLTRENPLSVHWCYEAAFHAEFPEIPAQSTVICEQGDYTTISGASAAFDHMLTLIETHLGGDIMAEVACWFQHPYIRSAAAAQKTPVHDTAKSQNLLPKQVARAIEHFAEHIESPIQISKVAEAVGVSTRSLERSFKQATGQGPLKYYRKMRMKQARQLVLYSNTPVTEIAFMVGYATPGAFLRHYRESFGMTPIADRRAKNSMRVKGSDALPS from the coding sequence ATGATCGACGCAAAGACCACCCCGCCGCCTCTGACCTTGGGTATCCTGGTCTTTCCGGGTTTTCCAATGGCATGCCTGACGTCTTGTATCGAACCCCTTCGCGCCGCCAATGAGATTTCAGGACGGGAGGCCTTTCAGTGGAAGGTGGTTGCTGAAGACGCCGGGCCGGTCGTTTCGTCAGCTGGCGTGAGTTTCGCACCCGACTGTACGCTCTCGGACACCACAGAGCTTGATTTGCTGTTGTTCACGGCGAGCCCGAGTGCCCGATTTGCCGAACCTTCACGCGCGAACGCTGCCCTGCAACGCTTGCAGCGCCGCAAGGCCCGCCTCGGAGCGATCAGCGGCGGGGTATTCGCGCTGGCGCGAACGGGACTTACGCGCGAAAACCCGTTGTCGGTCCACTGGTGCTATGAGGCCGCGTTTCACGCAGAGTTTCCCGAGATACCTGCGCAAAGCACGGTTATTTGTGAACAGGGCGACTACACTACCATTTCAGGGGCCTCAGCGGCTTTTGATCATATGCTCACCTTGATTGAGACGCACCTGGGTGGGGACATCATGGCCGAGGTGGCCTGCTGGTTTCAGCATCCCTACATCCGCAGTGCTGCCGCTGCACAAAAAACGCCGGTCCATGACACGGCAAAAAGCCAGAACCTGCTGCCGAAACAGGTTGCGCGCGCGATTGAGCATTTTGCCGAGCACATCGAGAGCCCGATCCAGATCAGCAAGGTTGCCGAGGCCGTTGGTGTCTCGACCCGCTCTTTGGAGCGCAGCTTCAAGCAGGCAACAGGCCAGGGCCCGCTCAAGTATTACCGCAAGATGCGGATGAAACAGGCGCGTCAACTGGTGCTCTATTCCAACACACCGGTGACTGAGATCGCCTTTATGGTTGGATATGCCACGCCAGGTGCATTCTTGCGCCATTATCGAGAGAGTTTCGGGATGACACCAATCGCGGATCGGCGGGCGAAGAACTCAATGCGGGTCAAGGGCAGCGACGCGCTGCCCTCGTGA
- a CDS encoding LysR family transcriptional regulator has product MALKIEMLRGFATVARSGNLSDAAQVLGRTPSAVSMMLKQLETHLGEPLFETDRKSKLTALGAFVLEQAERELQQFDNMVRAIEGFAKATHGHVRIATVPSVAGTIIPQVFSRHINDYVNVDIELRDMDSHSILHELSRDRIDIGIATLGQQGAGLSSQHLLSDTFGVICAPSHELADSTGPVTWEALADERLIANSLSAGISAAASVALHDRAMLSAHNLTSILGMVQANIGITILPEMAVRASNSAGLVFRPLTEPHAKREIHMLRRADSNQSPAARLLERHILQIAKEISRDTVMRHS; this is encoded by the coding sequence ATGGCGCTCAAAATCGAAATGCTCCGTGGTTTTGCCACCGTTGCCCGAAGTGGAAACCTGAGTGATGCGGCTCAGGTGTTGGGACGTACGCCCTCAGCTGTCTCCATGATGCTGAAGCAGTTGGAGACGCATTTGGGTGAGCCGCTGTTTGAAACCGACCGCAAAAGCAAGTTGACCGCACTGGGTGCGTTTGTGCTGGAGCAGGCCGAGCGCGAGTTGCAGCAGTTTGACAATATGGTCCGAGCGATCGAGGGCTTCGCCAAGGCCACGCATGGCCATGTGCGCATAGCCACTGTGCCCTCTGTGGCCGGTACGATCATCCCCCAGGTTTTTTCACGCCATATCAACGACTACGTGAATGTCGACATTGAGCTGCGCGATATGGATTCTCATTCCATTCTCCATGAGCTGTCCCGTGATCGGATCGACATCGGTATCGCGACTCTGGGACAGCAAGGCGCCGGACTAAGCAGCCAGCATCTTCTGTCTGACACCTTTGGGGTGATCTGCGCACCTTCGCATGAACTGGCGGACAGCACCGGTCCCGTCACATGGGAGGCACTAGCCGATGAACGGCTCATTGCGAATTCTCTTTCGGCTGGGATAAGTGCCGCGGCTTCGGTCGCGTTACACGATCGGGCGATGCTTTCGGCCCACAACCTCACTTCGATCCTTGGGATGGTGCAGGCCAACATCGGGATCACGATTCTGCCTGAAATGGCGGTTCGAGCCTCAAATTCGGCAGGGCTCGTGTTCCGTCCACTCACGGAGCCGCATGCAAAACGGGAAATTCACATGTTGCGGCGAGCGGATTCGAATCAATCTCCTGCGGCGCGCTTGCTAGAGCGGCACATTCTGCAAATCGCGAAAGAGATTTCGCGGGACACGGTGATGAGGCACTCCTGA
- a CDS encoding aldehyde dehydrogenase family protein, producing MTDIQKNLIAGEWLTGEGEIENRNPSDLSDLVGIFAQASSDQLEATLDQAKVAQREWAAYGLERKQAVLMAIGNELIARSEELGTLLSREEGKPFAEGKGEVYRAGQFFTYYAAECLRQIGENADSVRPDIEIDVRREAVGTVAIISPWNFPTATASWKIAPALCYGNAVVWKPANVTPASAVALAEIINRQDIPKGLFSLVMGAGRTVGQRLVESPKVNAISFTGSVPVGKGIAAAAIQNLTKVQMEMGSKNALAVMDDADLNLAVSLALGGAFGGTGQKCTASSRLVVHAAVHDAFVEKLVAGAQAMKVGHALHDGTQMGPVVSAQQLEENLAYVDLGRSEGAELACGGTRLEMPHDGFYMSPGVFLNTSNDMRINREEMFAPLTSVIKVDSYDEALATVNDTNFGLTSGIVTKSLARATHFRRNAQTGVVTVNLPTAGTDYHVPFGGRGDSSYGPREQGKAAAEFYTTVKTAYISAGPV from the coding sequence ATGACCGATATTCAAAAGAACCTGATCGCTGGCGAATGGCTGACCGGCGAAGGCGAAATCGAAAATCGCAACCCTTCGGACCTTTCGGATCTGGTCGGGATCTTCGCTCAGGCCAGCAGCGACCAGCTTGAGGCCACCCTAGATCAAGCAAAGGTCGCACAACGCGAGTGGGCTGCCTATGGTCTCGAACGCAAGCAGGCGGTCTTGATGGCCATCGGCAATGAGTTGATCGCCCGTTCTGAGGAGCTTGGCACGCTGTTGTCGCGCGAAGAGGGCAAACCTTTCGCTGAGGGCAAGGGCGAAGTCTACCGTGCCGGTCAGTTCTTCACCTATTACGCCGCCGAATGCCTGCGCCAGATTGGCGAGAACGCTGACTCGGTGCGTCCTGACATCGAAATCGACGTGCGCCGCGAGGCCGTGGGCACGGTCGCCATCATCAGCCCTTGGAATTTTCCGACCGCCACCGCCTCGTGGAAAATTGCGCCCGCTCTGTGCTACGGCAACGCAGTCGTGTGGAAACCTGCCAATGTGACGCCTGCCTCGGCGGTTGCGCTGGCAGAAATCATCAACCGCCAAGACATCCCCAAAGGGCTGTTCAGCCTTGTGATGGGTGCGGGTCGCACCGTAGGTCAGCGCCTGGTCGAGAGCCCGAAAGTCAATGCGATTTCCTTTACTGGTTCAGTGCCAGTCGGCAAAGGCATTGCCGCAGCGGCAATCCAGAATCTGACTAAAGTACAGATGGAGATGGGCTCGAAGAATGCGTTGGCCGTGATGGACGACGCGGATCTGAACCTCGCGGTGAGCCTTGCTCTGGGTGGCGCTTTTGGCGGCACGGGTCAGAAATGCACCGCGTCCTCTCGGCTTGTCGTCCACGCTGCAGTGCATGATGCCTTTGTTGAAAAGCTGGTCGCCGGCGCACAAGCGATGAAGGTGGGCCACGCGTTGCATGACGGCACACAGATGGGACCAGTGGTGAGCGCACAGCAGCTCGAGGAAAACCTCGCCTATGTGGATCTGGGCCGTTCAGAAGGGGCAGAACTGGCCTGTGGAGGAACGCGATTGGAGATGCCGCACGACGGTTTTTACATGTCGCCAGGCGTATTTCTGAACACCAGCAACGATATGCGCATCAACCGCGAGGAGATGTTTGCGCCGCTGACCTCTGTAATCAAGGTCGACAGCTATGATGAAGCGCTGGCAACGGTGAACGACACCAACTTTGGCCTGACCTCAGGCATTGTGACCAAATCGCTCGCCCGCGCCACGCATTTCCGTCGCAACGCACAGACTGGCGTTGTCACCGTGAATCTGCCGACCGCGGGCACCGATTACCACGTTCCCTTTGGTGGGCGCGGCGACAGCTCTTACGGCCCACGCGAGCAAGGCAAGGCCGCGGCAGAATTCTACACAACGGTCAAGACGGCCTACATCAGCGCAGGCCCCGTCTGA
- a CDS encoding membrane dipeptidase — protein MRIDGLQYANWSEKIFRQLREGGVDAIHVTIAYHENFRETVLNFEKWNRWFEQYPDLIMKGQWAQDIDIARETGRTAVFFGFQNPSPIEDDIGLVEILHSLGARFMQLTYNNQSLLATGCYEAEDMGLTRMGKQVVKEMNRVGLVIDMSHSSDRSTIEAAEYSTRPIAITHANPHAWSPALRNKKDAVIRAVTENGGMFGFSVYPHHLRDKSDCTLESFCEMIARTADTYGVEHLGIGTDLCQDQPDSVVEWMRVGRWTKEIDYGEGSKSAPGFPRMPSWFEDNRDFENIEQGLRSVGMTTGEVAAIMGGNWYRFFAESFGPKAGG, from the coding sequence ATGCGCATCGATGGTCTGCAATACGCAAACTGGTCGGAGAAGATCTTTCGCCAGCTTCGCGAAGGGGGCGTGGACGCGATCCACGTCACCATCGCCTATCACGAGAACTTTCGTGAAACGGTTCTGAACTTTGAAAAATGGAATCGATGGTTTGAGCAATACCCGGACCTGATCATGAAGGGCCAGTGGGCGCAGGACATCGACATCGCACGCGAGACGGGCAGAACGGCCGTGTTTTTTGGGTTCCAGAATCCCTCGCCGATCGAGGATGACATCGGCCTGGTCGAGATCCTTCATAGTCTCGGCGCCCGCTTCATGCAGCTGACCTATAACAACCAGTCGCTACTGGCGACGGGCTGTTACGAGGCCGAAGACATGGGCCTGACCCGGATGGGCAAACAGGTTGTAAAGGAAATGAACCGCGTCGGCCTCGTGATCGACATGAGCCATTCGTCGGATCGCTCCACCATTGAGGCGGCGGAATATTCCACACGCCCCATCGCGATCACCCATGCCAATCCGCACGCATGGTCTCCTGCCCTGCGCAACAAGAAAGACGCGGTGATCCGCGCGGTTACCGAAAACGGCGGCATGTTCGGTTTTTCGGTCTATCCGCACCACCTGAGGGACAAATCCGACTGCACGCTGGAGAGTTTCTGCGAAATGATCGCGCGCACTGCTGACACCTATGGGGTGGAGCATCTCGGAATCGGCACTGACCTTTGCCAGGACCAGCCCGACAGTGTCGTGGAATGGATGCGCGTCGGGCGTTGGACGAAAGAAATCGACTACGGCGAAGGGTCCAAGTCCGCGCCCGGTTTCCCACGGATGCCCAGCTGGTTCGAGGACAACAGAGACTTTGAGAACATCGAGCAGGGGCTTCGGTCCGTTGGCATGACGACCGGTGAAGTCGCCGCCATCATGGGCGGCAACTGGTACCGCTTTTTTGCAGAAAGCTTTGGGCCCAAGGCGGGAGGCTAA
- a CDS encoding BCCT family transporter: MSDTSLETHLKKSRLNTPLFLISGGFIALFCIAALIDLEGLSAAVDWGFNVSATYFGLYWQVLLLATFLIGLVLCVLPGGKAIMGNLAAPEFTLFQWGSMIMCTLLAGGGVFWAAGEPIAHFLYSPPLYGAEGGTEAAVNPAIAQSFMHWGFLAWAILGSLSTVMLMHYHYEKGLPLAPRTLLYPLFGDKAINGPIGLIADASSIIAVVAGTVGPIGFLGLQVSYGLSDLFGLPDVFATQFMVIGGLVAIYTISAMTGLSRGIQLLSKINVILAAALLIFVLVAGPTGFIFGSFFSGFGTYLGNFFQMALFRGDAGVFGEPGWLGWWTVFFWGWFMGYGPLMAMFIARVSRGRSIRSIIIMLSIIAPIVTNFWFTIIGGTGISMELAAPGTISTAFEGFNLPAALLAITSNLPMGFLISLLFLILTTIFVATTGDSMSYVISATMSDGENPPTMVRIFWGVAMGIMAIILISVGSGGVSKLQSFIVVTAVPVSLILLPSLWDALRITIAKGREQ, translated from the coding sequence ATGTCAGACACATCTTTGGAAACACATCTCAAGAAGAGCCGGCTCAACACGCCGCTTTTCCTGATTTCGGGGGGCTTTATCGCGCTCTTTTGTATCGCCGCATTGATCGACCTTGAGGGGTTGTCGGCGGCTGTGGATTGGGGCTTCAACGTCTCGGCCACCTATTTCGGCCTCTACTGGCAGGTTCTCCTTCTGGCGACCTTCCTGATCGGCCTCGTGCTCTGCGTTCTACCAGGTGGCAAGGCAATCATGGGCAATCTGGCCGCGCCGGAATTCACCCTGTTTCAGTGGGGCTCCATGATCATGTGTACCCTGCTTGCCGGCGGGGGTGTATTCTGGGCTGCGGGGGAGCCAATCGCACATTTCCTTTATTCACCACCGCTCTATGGAGCTGAAGGTGGGACCGAGGCGGCCGTCAATCCCGCAATTGCGCAGAGCTTCATGCATTGGGGCTTTCTTGCTTGGGCCATTCTTGGTTCGCTCTCGACCGTGATGTTGATGCATTATCACTACGAAAAGGGCCTGCCGCTTGCTCCGCGCACGCTGCTCTACCCGCTGTTTGGTGACAAGGCGATCAACGGGCCAATCGGTCTGATCGCAGATGCGTCCTCGATCATTGCCGTTGTTGCTGGAACCGTGGGGCCAATCGGTTTTCTGGGCCTTCAGGTCAGCTATGGCCTGTCTGACCTCTTTGGTCTCCCGGACGTCTTTGCCACGCAGTTCATGGTGATCGGTGGGCTTGTCGCGATCTATACGATCTCGGCGATGACTGGTTTGTCGCGCGGGATTCAGCTTCTGTCCAAGATCAATGTGATCCTGGCGGCGGCGCTCTTGATTTTCGTGCTGGTAGCTGGACCGACGGGATTCATCTTTGGCTCCTTCTTCTCTGGCTTTGGCACATATCTTGGCAACTTTTTCCAAATGGCCCTGTTCCGCGGTGACGCAGGCGTCTTTGGCGAACCGGGCTGGCTGGGCTGGTGGACCGTGTTCTTTTGGGGATGGTTCATGGGCTATGGCCCGCTGATGGCGATGTTCATTGCCCGTGTCTCGCGGGGCCGCTCGATCCGTTCGATCATCATCATGCTATCGATCATCGCCCCGATCGTCACCAACTTCTGGTTTACCATCATCGGTGGCACCGGCATCTCGATGGAGCTGGCCGCGCCGGGGACCATTTCCACCGCGTTCGAAGGGTTCAACCTGCCCGCAGCACTATTGGCGATCACCTCCAACCTGCCGATGGGCTTTTTGATCTCGCTTCTGTTCCTGATCCTGACAACGATCTTTGTGGCCACAACCGGCGACAGCATGAGCTACGTGATCTCAGCCACGATGAGCGACGGGGAAAATCCGCCCACAATGGTGCGCATTTTCTGGGGCGTTGCGATGGGTATCATGGCTATCATCCTGATCTCGGTCGGCTCCGGGGGCGTGTCCAAGCTGCAGAGTTTCATAGTCGTGACCGCCGTGCCAGTCTCGCTGATTCTGCTTCCATCGCTCTGGGACGCATTGCGCATCACAATTGCCAAAGGCCGCGAGCAATAA
- a CDS encoding DUF3726 domain-containing protein, with protein sequence MSHSLNEIEAMAKRAGRGAGLSWGLAEEAAKGTRWLSSFGFPGTEMLAELLELNDQIPPIDVSPVSLSAALWHAPARRMSPLIAGASLSDCAVRLLDRGTITMQDVSLPLLAVPFMGGAALRLGVPVAAEWEGARLATDGKQLCVQGEPDALRAGHAGLLVFSAPADMTGKREPVMRADVSEQSWETLGEFAHRTFAPATEESRLRGAGAGTNDNS encoded by the coding sequence ATGAGCCACTCATTGAATGAAATCGAGGCGATGGCCAAACGTGCCGGGCGTGGCGCGGGTCTGTCTTGGGGATTGGCGGAAGAAGCAGCAAAAGGAACGCGCTGGCTCTCCTCTTTTGGCTTTCCCGGCACTGAGATGTTGGCCGAACTCTTAGAGCTGAACGACCAGATCCCGCCAATTGATGTATCTCCGGTATCACTGAGCGCCGCCCTCTGGCACGCGCCAGCACGCCGGATGAGCCCCTTGATCGCGGGTGCGTCCCTCTCGGACTGTGCCGTTCGCCTGTTGGATCGCGGCACAATCACCATGCAGGACGTCAGCCTCCCGCTGCTGGCCGTCCCGTTCATGGGCGGCGCCGCATTGCGCCTCGGTGTGCCTGTTGCGGCAGAATGGGAGGGCGCGCGGCTTGCCACCGATGGCAAACAGCTGTGCGTTCAGGGCGAACCGGACGCTCTGCGTGCCGGGCATGCAGGCCTGCTGGTGTTCTCGGCCCCGGCGGACATGACCGGAAAGCGCGAGCCGGTGATGCGGGCTGATGTCTCGGAACAGAGTTGGGAGACGCTCGGCGAATTTGCCCACCGCACCTTTGCGCCCGCCACCGAAGAAAGCCGCCTGCGCGGGGCAGGTGCAGGGACCAACGACAACAGCTGA
- a CDS encoding Ldh family oxidoreductase, whose protein sequence is MTATETLTLSEIESLAFDALVAAGTSPANARPLAVATAMTEADGVASHGLAYIPIYAQHVECGKVDGQANPKVAHPRPAVITVDAATGFAHRAIDLGFEQLIPLAKEMGVAVLAVNNSYNCGVLGVHTQRLAQAGLMGFGFTNAPASIAPSGGAKPVVGTNPFSISAPGSDGTAALLIDQSASTIAKSEVMKHAREGKPVPQGWVLDADGQPTIDPDAGLKGSMVPSGGYKGVGIALTVELLAAAMTGATLGAVASPFSGTAGGPPKTGQFFIAIDPDATSGGLFQEKLADLISAFRDQDGARLPGDGRQSARLRAATEGVRVNAALLERVRALI, encoded by the coding sequence ATGACCGCCACCGAAACACTCACGCTCTCGGAAATCGAAAGCCTTGCCTTTGATGCACTGGTTGCAGCGGGCACCTCACCCGCAAACGCCCGCCCTCTGGCAGTTGCAACCGCGATGACCGAAGCCGATGGGGTCGCCTCGCACGGGCTGGCCTATATCCCGATCTATGCCCAGCATGTTGAATGCGGCAAAGTCGACGGACAGGCCAACCCCAAGGTCGCACACCCTCGACCCGCAGTGATCACCGTGGACGCAGCCACCGGATTTGCACATCGTGCGATCGACCTCGGCTTTGAGCAGTTGATCCCTCTGGCCAAGGAAATGGGTGTCGCGGTGCTGGCCGTGAACAACTCCTACAACTGTGGTGTTCTGGGGGTTCACACGCAAAGGCTGGCGCAGGCTGGGCTGATGGGGTTTGGCTTTACCAATGCCCCTGCCTCGATTGCGCCCTCGGGTGGCGCAAAGCCTGTGGTGGGCACCAATCCATTTTCAATCTCGGCGCCGGGTTCAGATGGCACTGCGGCTCTGCTCATTGATCAATCCGCCAGCACGATTGCAAAGAGCGAAGTGATGAAACACGCCCGTGAAGGCAAGCCGGTCCCACAAGGCTGGGTGCTGGACGCCGATGGCCAGCCCACCATCGATCCCGATGCAGGCCTCAAAGGGTCAATGGTGCCGTCCGGCGGATACAAAGGCGTGGGCATTGCCCTGACCGTCGAGCTTCTGGCAGCGGCCATGACCGGCGCAACCCTGGGCGCGGTGGCGAGCCCGTTTTCCGGCACAGCGGGCGGTCCGCCCAAAACCGGCCAGTTCTTTATCGCCATAGACCCGGACGCTACATCCGGGGGGCTCTTTCAGGAAAAGCTCGCGGATTTGATTTCGGCATTTCGTGATCAAGATGGCGCACGTCTGCCAGGAGATGGTCGCCAATCCGCCCGTCTCCGGGCCGCCACCGAGGGCGTGAGGGTGAACGCCGCCCTACTGGAGCGCGTGCGCGCCCTCATCTAA